TACCATCTGCTGACCTTTCCAGGTGAGCATCTCGCCTTGTTTGGCGGTTTCCTCAACTGCAGCTGGTGAGAACACCGGCCAGTCGGTCTGCCGGTCACCGAGTTCGCATACCTCAAAGATGATGCTCGGCACTTCGAGGTCGTCTAGAATTTCCCAGGTGTCAGGAAAGTCAGCACCGTCCGGTTGGCCCTGCTGCTCGCCCGCTTCCTGCGCCAGTTCGCGGATGATCGACAGAGGAAAGGGCCCGTCAGTCTTCTCTTCGGAAAAGCATTGAGGAAACCCAACGAAAAGTCCTTGGACTATCTGGTCATCTTCATCGATTTCAGCGGAGGCCAAAACCAACATCAGTAGCGGATTCAGGCAGCCAATCTTACAGATCTCGGGCCAGTTCTTGTAAAGAGCCACGTCATTTCTCCTTCGCAGTAGTTTATCGGAATGACAAGGTAGGATATCTCAATTTTAAAGCTTTGTCTACCTCCAGCTCGACTCCGCTTAAGGGTAATAAAAAACGAGGCTCAGGTGAACCTTGTTTTTGTCTAAGCTGGCTGGCACAAGAGGGTGGAACTGGATTTGAATCCAGCCTCCATCACGAATACTAGCTCTTCTTGTTTCCTTTGCCCACTTCTTCAAACCTCCCGTACTTCTCACCTCGGTTTCTCCCCCAGAGAGCAAGTGCTTTCAAGACCGGGAGTAATGTCTTTCCTTCCTTGGTCAAGAAATACTCCACCCGCGCGGGGACCTCGGCGTACACCTTTCTTCCCACAATACCATCTTTTTCGAGCGCCTTGAGTTGGAGTGAGAGCATTTTTTCCGTTATCTCCGGCATGAGTTTTTTAAGTTCACCGAACCTTTTGGGCTCCTTCCTCAGGTACCACAAAACCACGGTTTTCCACTTGCCTCCGATATGGGCCATGGTGATGTCGAGCGCGCAATGGTAGGTGTGACCATTCATTTTTATGACGACCTCTTTTCCATCAAGGATCATACGATGATATCAGACCCTATTTAAATCTCCTCAACACTATACTTTTTGACAGTTATTGTAAAGAGTATATGAATGCGGTACCATTGAGCGAGTTGTTGAAAACATAATTAATCAACGGGCGGTAAGGTAAAAACACTATGCCAAACGAGATAAAGCGCGAAGAGGGGACCGAGAGCAAAGCATGGGACTGTAAGCACGAAGACAGTTCGCGGTGCTGTCATAGCTATAGTCGGGGGCGATGCTGGCTTTGGATTATTGGTGGTATCGTGCTTTTGTTCCTCACATTCCATATCGGCTGGTACGCCGCGCTCAAGTATCAGGCAACAACGGGGCCTGTCAATCAGAGCACTGGAAAATAAAAAGGGGGGATTGGTCGCTTTACCATGGAATCAATAAACTATCTTCATTATGAAAATTGGAATTCTCGGGACTGGTGTAGTCGGTCGGTCTCACGCCGAAAAGCTTGCTGGGCTTGGGCATGAGGTCATGCTTGGCACACAAGATGTTGAAAAAACGCTTGCCAGCACTGAAAAAGATGCCATGGGCAATCCGCCATTCAGTGAGTGGCACAAAGAACATCCGGATATTGCTCTCGGCACCCTGAGTGAAGCGGCCACGCATGGAGAAATTGTCTATGATGCCCTCAAAGGGGAGATAGCGCTCCCGGCGATCTCATCGCTCAAAGCAGAGCTCTCTGGAAAAATCCTGATTGATATCGCCAATCCTCTCGACTTCTCCCACGGCATGCCGCCATCGCTTTCTATCTGCAATACAGATTCGTTGGGTGAACAAATTCAAAAAGCATTGCCCGAAGTCAAAGTGGTGAAGACGTTCAATACGACCAATGCGCACTTGCAGGTCAACCCTACCCAACTGGCGGACGGGGATCATCATCTCTTCTTAAGTGGAAACGACGCCCAAGCCAAAACCAAAGTGACTGAAATTGCCAAGAGTTATGGCTGGAAGCATATTATCGACCTCGGCGACATCACGACAGCACGCGGTACGGAAATGCTTCTCCCTCTATGGCTCCGGTTGTGGGGAGCGCTCGAGACCCCTATGTTTAATTTCAAGATAGTCAAGGAGTAACCCCATGGAAATCAAGGACAAGGTCGTCATCATCACTGGTGCCTCTGGCGGTATCGGCAGCGCACTCAGTAAGCATCTCGCCCAAAAGGGAGCCAGGCTCGCGCTTGCCGCTCATTCCGAGGCTACGTTGAAAGCACTCGAACAAAGCTCGCCCGGATCACTTGCCATCCCTACAGATGTCCGCCGGTCCGAAGATGCGAAGCGCTTGGTCGATACGGCGGTCGAAAAGTATGGGCGGGTTGATATCCTCATTAACCTCGCTGGACAAGGCATGTGGGCGCCGGTCGAAAAGATCGACGTGGGAGAATACAAGAAACTTTTTGACCTCAATGTCTGCGGATATCTCCGAATGATGCAGGCGGTAATCCCCGTGATGCGTGCCCAGGGCAGCGGTGCGATCATCAATGTCAGCTCCAAACTGACCACTATGCACTTCCCCAACGAAGCCGGGTATGCTTCCACCAAGTACGCGGTGAATGACTTGACCTTGACAGCACGTCAAGAGTTGGAAAAAGACGGTATCATTGTCAGCCTCATCCGACCAAAGCTCGTTCAGACAGACTTTGGGAAGCACTCCGTCGTGCCGGAACCAGACATGCTGCGTGATGAGGACAACCCCAATCACCCTCCCTTGGATACGCCCGAGACGGTGGCCGAAAAGATTGGCGAACTCATCCGTTCTGGTGATGCCGAACTCGACCTCTAACGTGTCGAAAAGAAGCACATCACATTTACCGCTTTTCCGAGCGGTTTTTGTTTTCTCGGTTCGACTTCGTTTAGGGGTAATAAAAAAAAAGGCCCTAGTGAGCCTTGTTTTTGATGGAGCCAGTATATCTGAGACGTTCGAACTATTTTCCGTTGAGATACTTCCCTGCGACACTGAGGGCAAAGGAGGGAAGAATGATGAAAACACACGTCTGAATAAGTTTCAGAAAAAGGATACTCGGCCAGGTCCCATCAGGAGTGTCTGGTGGCACCACTATAACCATCAGGATACCAATAACCCCAAAAGCAATTGAGGCACAAATAAATACTTTTGTGGCTATCTTTTGCATGGCTCCATTATACACCTAACAAAAAACTCTTCTCTTGGGCCTCTTTTTTGAAATTGAGCTGGCTGGTACACACGGTTAGAACTTTTTACCTCAAAAGGGTGTAGTTTAAGGAAAATAAAAAATGGCCCGTACACATCGCGTGTGCACGGACCAAGGATTAGCGACTCTTCGACGGGTAGAAGTCAATCATGACGCGCTCAAATCGCACGCCGTTGATCAAGATATACCCAGCAAAGAGGCTGAGGGCGGAGTATGGCATTTTGGGCGCCATATCCACCATACATGTGGTCATTTCTCCTTCTTCGGTATGGAGGGTAAGTTCGCCATCGGTGGTGTACCGAAACGAATAGACCTGCAAGCGGCCGGTGTCCATTTGCTTCGGCAGTCCTCGGGTTCTCACAGAAACCCACATCTTTTCGCTGCCGACGAAGTACACCCGACGAATCGCCTTATTGATTGACTCCTGTTTCATGATTGAATCCTCATAGGAAAAGTGGGCGTCGATACGCCAACACTTATTTGCCCACGAGAATCAACCGAGGTTGATGAGAAGTTGAGTGCTGACGGAGAGTGTCAGCGGCATAAATGCCAATGCATACTAGCTACCTCCAGTTAGTTGTGAACGAACTGAGCATAATAGCATATT
This is a stretch of genomic DNA from Candidatus Moraniibacteriota bacterium. It encodes these proteins:
- a CDS encoding helix-turn-helix transcriptional regulator, translated to MILDGKEVVIKMNGHTYHCALDITMAHIGGKWKTVVLWYLRKEPKRFGELKKLMPEITEKMLSLQLKALEKDGIVGRKVYAEVPARVEYFLTKEGKTLLPVLKALALWGRNRGEKYGRFEEVGKGNKKS
- a CDS encoding SDR family oxidoreductase, whose protein sequence is MEIKDKVVIITGASGGIGSALSKHLAQKGARLALAAHSEATLKALEQSSPGSLAIPTDVRRSEDAKRLVDTAVEKYGRVDILINLAGQGMWAPVEKIDVGEYKKLFDLNVCGYLRMMQAVIPVMRAQGSGAIINVSSKLTTMHFPNEAGYASTKYAVNDLTLTARQELEKDGIIVSLIRPKLVQTDFGKHSVVPEPDMLRDEDNPNHPPLDTPETVAEKIGELIRSGDAELDL
- a CDS encoding NAD(P)-binding domain-containing protein encodes the protein MKIGILGTGVVGRSHAEKLAGLGHEVMLGTQDVEKTLASTEKDAMGNPPFSEWHKEHPDIALGTLSEAATHGEIVYDALKGEIALPAISSLKAELSGKILIDIANPLDFSHGMPPSLSICNTDSLGEQIQKALPEVKVVKTFNTTNAHLQVNPTQLADGDHHLFLSGNDAQAKTKVTEIAKSYGWKHIIDLGDITTARGTEMLLPLWLRLWGALETPMFNFKIVKE